The following is a genomic window from Spirosoma foliorum.
TGGCAGTCGTATTCTCCGGTGTGTTTGGTTATTGTTTGGCAGTAGATCAGATTAACTGGTGGATGATAGCTATATTAATTGTGGCTTCTATTTGCATGACAGGAGCGGCTAATATCATCAATCAAATAATAGAAAAAGATTCAGATAAGGTAATGAAACGAACCGCAGTTCGGCCATTACCAACGGGGCGACTTACCGTTCGCGAAGCGGCAACCTTTGCCTTTATTCTCTTTGGGGCAGCGTGTTACTTATACGTTCAGTTCTTTAATATTAGAGCCGCTGCTTTAGCTGTACTCTCTTTATTGCTGTATGGATTTGTTTATACACCGCTCAAACGAAAAGGGCAAGTCGCGGTGTTTGTAGGTGCTTTGCCTGGCGCTTTTCCGCCAATGATAGGCTGGGTAGCCGCAACAAACCATTTTGGTTGGATACCAGGTATTTTGTTTGCGGTACAGTTTTTCTGGCAGTTCCCTCATTTCTGGTCTATTGGCTGGCTGGCTTTTGATGAATATAAAAAAGCAGGTATTCAAATGATGCCCGGAAATGGGAAAACGACCGATACGGCTTTTAGAATCATGATTTATACGCTATTCCTGTTGCCTATAGGATGGCTTCCTTTCCTTCTGGGGGTGACAGGAATATATTCAGCTTTAGTTGCGACAATAGGCGGAATCTTGTTCTTAGCGCAAACGTTTCACTTGATGAGAACGTGTACTGATAAGGCAGCTCTACAAATGATGTTTGGATCATTGTTGTATTTGCCTGTGGTACAGATTGTTTACCTATTAGATAAAGTATAACAACAAATCATGAGTGAATTAGTAAACGACATTACATTAGTTGAAGAGCCGCAGGAAACGCTCTCGATGAATCCCCGCAAGTTTATACTGTGGTTGTTCATTGTTAGTATTATTATGCTTTTTGCCGCTATGACCAGTGCTTATCTGGTTCGAAGGGCGGAAGGCAATTGGCTGGAGTATGATATACCTGCAATATTTAAGTACAGTTCAATTGTACTGATTGCGAGTAGTCTGACAATGCACTGGGCTTATCTGTCTGCAAAAAAAGACAATTTTGGCAGTCTGAAAATTGCGATAACTATTACTTTTGTGCTTGGTGTGATTTTCCTGTACATGCAGTTTCAGGGTTGGGTTGCCTTGGTTAACGAAAACGTTTTCTTCGTTGGTAACCCGGCTGGGTCGTTCATGTATATTTTTACGGGCTTGCATGGGTTCCATCTAATCTCTGGCCTTGTCGTATTAGTCGTAGCATTGATAGCGTCTTTTCGGCTTCGCATTCATGCCAAAAGCATGAACCAGATTGAGATTGCGGCCGTTTACTGGCATTTTTTAGATATTTTGTGGTTGTATTTGTTTTTCTTTTTAGTCTATTTCCATTGATAATCTCTTAGACGCATGGCGGCTACTGTAACACACGATACCCTGACGCACGAATCGGATCAAATATTCGACAAGAAAACCTGGATGGGTGGGGTTGAACCAATGAAAGTGAGCTACGGCAAGCTGATGATGTGGTTCTTCCTGATCTCCGATACATTCACGTTTTCGGCTTTGCTGGTCACGTATGGCTTAATTCGCTATAGCTACCCCTCCTGGGACCCGGCTATTTACGGCGAAGTATTTAAGTTTTCGAACTTATACTGGCCAACACCCGAAATGGTTTATGCGTCAGTACCCTTCTTGCATGGCGTACACGCTCCGCTGATTTTCGTTGGTATCATGACCTTCATCCTTATCTTCAGTAGCGTTACGATGGTACTTGCTGTTGAAGCTGGACACCGAATGGATCGTGCCGATGTAGAAAAGTACATGCTTTGGACGATTCTTGGCGGATTCACTTTCCTGGGAAGCCAGGCTTGGGAGTGGTCTCACTTTATTCATGGAACAGAAACGGGTACAACCATTAGCGAACTTATAAATGGCCAAACAATTCAACGGACCATTTTCGGTGCTAACCTTGTCGAAAACCAGTACGGCCCTCCTGCTTTCGCTGACCTGTTTTTCTTTATCACGGGCTTCCACGGAACACACGTATTGAGTGGTGTGGTATTGAACATTCTGATTTTCTATCGGACGGCAACAGGATTATATGATCGTCGTGGCCACTATGAAATGGTTGAGAAAGTTGGTCTCTACTGGCACTTTGTCGATCTGGTTTGGGTATTTGTATTTACGTTCTTTTATCTGGTATAATAACTGTCTATCATGTCTGATCATTCACACGGAACCCACGAGGTTGGCGAAATACCACCCGCTAATACCGGCCTTATCTGGCGCACGTTCATAATCCTGTCTGTCATTACAGCGTTTGAGTTTACGCTGGCTTACTTAATGAAAGCGGGTACATTAAGAACAACAATTTTCGTATTGATGACATTGGTTAAAGCTTTTTATATCGTTGGTGAGTTTATGCACCTTAAGCACGAGGTAAAAAGCCTGATCTGGGCAATTGTCATTCCAGTAGTTTTTGTCATTTGGTTACTGGTTGCTTTATTAACTGAAGGTGGAGCAATAGGCAACGCAGTTTTTGGGGTTCATTAACGTATGACAACCATTCAAAAAGCCGGGATCCTGCTCGCTACGCTGCTGGTCCCGGCTTTGCTGTATCTTTTCCTCCGGTTTGGTACGCAGAATCATTATGTGCTGGGCCGTTATTTACCCAAAATTGACTCG
Proteins encoded in this region:
- a CDS encoding cytochrome c oxidase subunit 3, with translation MSELVNDITLVEEPQETLSMNPRKFILWLFIVSIIMLFAAMTSAYLVRRAEGNWLEYDIPAIFKYSSIVLIASSLTMHWAYLSAKKDNFGSLKIAITITFVLGVIFLYMQFQGWVALVNENVFFVGNPAGSFMYIFTGLHGFHLISGLVVLVVALIASFRLRIHAKSMNQIEIAAVYWHFLDILWLYLFFFLVYFH
- a CDS encoding cytochrome c oxidase subunit 3; its protein translation is MAATVTHDTLTHESDQIFDKKTWMGGVEPMKVSYGKLMMWFFLISDTFTFSALLVTYGLIRYSYPSWDPAIYGEVFKFSNLYWPTPEMVYASVPFLHGVHAPLIFVGIMTFILIFSSVTMVLAVEAGHRMDRADVEKYMLWTILGGFTFLGSQAWEWSHFIHGTETGTTISELINGQTIQRTIFGANLVENQYGPPAFADLFFFITGFHGTHVLSGVVLNILIFYRTATGLYDRRGHYEMVEKVGLYWHFVDLVWVFVFTFFYLV
- the cyoE gene encoding heme o synthase, which produces MEKTLAIAVINVKAKAYIELLKLKLTLAVVFSGVFGYCLAVDQINWWMIAILIVASICMTGAANIINQIIEKDSDKVMKRTAVRPLPTGRLTVREAATFAFILFGAACYLYVQFFNIRAAALAVLSLLLYGFVYTPLKRKGQVAVFVGALPGAFPPMIGWVAATNHFGWIPGILFAVQFFWQFPHFWSIGWLAFDEYKKAGIQMMPGNGKTTDTAFRIMIYTLFLLPIGWLPFLLGVTGIYSALVATIGGILFLAQTFHLMRTCTDKAALQMMFGSLLYLPVVQIVYLLDKV
- a CDS encoding cytochrome C oxidase subunit IV family protein encodes the protein MSDHSHGTHEVGEIPPANTGLIWRTFIILSVITAFEFTLAYLMKAGTLRTTIFVLMTLVKAFYIVGEFMHLKHEVKSLIWAIVIPVVFVIWLLVALLTEGGAIGNAVFGVH